TCTTGCAAGCTCTCCCGAAATGCAGGCGGAAAGGCAGATAAGCCCCTTTGAATAACGTCTTAAAAGCTCCCTGTCCACTCTCGGCTTATTATAAAAGCCCTCTGTATAGCCCAGCGTCACCAGCTTTGAAAGGTTTTTATAGCCCTCGTTATCCTTGCAAAGAAGCACAAGGTGGTGAGGCTTCATATCGGACTTTGTACTTTTGTCGAATCTTGTACGGGGTGCAACATACACCTCGCAGCCGATTATTGCCTTTATGCCGTTTTCGACACATTCGTTATAGAAGTCGATACTGCCGTACATTACGCCGTGATCGGTCAGTGCTACGGCTGTCTGTCCCATTTCCTTTGCACGACGAACAAGCCCTCTTATACGGCAGGCGCCGTCAAGAAGGCTGTATTCACTATGAACGTGCAGATGTACAAAACCGCTCACTTTTACTCTCCCCGATTATCTTCTCCTCTGAGTGTATCTGCTATAAGGCTTATCTTCCTGAGCCTGTGGTTTACTCCGCTCCTGCTTATAGGCGGCTCAAGCATTTTGCCTATATCGCTCAGCGACAGCTCAAGTGCGGTAAGGCGGATTTTTGCCACCTGCAAAAGCTCGTCGGGCAGATACCCTTCTCCTCTTTTTTCGAATATGTAATTAATATCGTCCGCCTGCTTCTGTGCGGCGGCGATAGTCTTGTCAAGGTTGGCCGCCTCGCAGTTGACGCTTCGGTTGACATTGTTGCGTACTTCCTTATAGATTTTTACATTCATTATCTCCATTGCCTGCATCATAGCGCCCATATAGGTCAGCATATCGGAGATCTTTTCGCTCTCTTTGATATAAAGAAAGCTGCTGCCTCTGCGGCTTGACAGCTTTGCCCCCATACCGTGTTCTTCTATCATGGAAAGCAATGTTCTGCATTTGCTCTCATCGTGCAGGAACAGCTCAAGCTGATAGCCTTTTTCGGGATTTGCAACCAGTCCGCAGACAAGGAAAACTCCTCTGAGATACACGCCGAAAGCGTCATCGCCCGAACAGTCGGGCATAGGGTAAGCGTAGCTTTTATCCGCAAGAGTAACCGTGTAAAGCGTTCTTCCTCTGAAGGTGCTTTCACCGGTCGAGTATTCCTTGCCGACCGAATCGAAAGCATCGGCAATACTATCGGCTACCCTTTTGTTTTCCGTATTAAAAAAACAGCCTTCGCCGTCTTCCGTCATAGCATACGCCGCTCCTTTTGACAAAAGCTCAAGCTGTTTTCTGCTGTGTTCCGCCTTGCACAGCTCATTTTTCACATCGGCGGCAAATGACATCAGAATCGCTCCTTTTAAAGTGAAATCAATTCACATTTATCCGCTGTCGGTTGATTATCGTTACTTCTTATCCTTATTCACATCTCTGTGAAGCACCCTTGCTTTAAGGTGATTTTTGCTGAGATGCTCGCACATATTTTCCGCAAATGTTGCGCTGCGGTGCTTGCCGCCCGTACAGCCGAAAGCTATTACAAGCTGGCTTTTTCCCTCGTGAAGATACTGAGGTATCAGAAAGTCGATAAGGTCGAACAGCTTTGTCTGCAAGGTCTGAGAGCTTTCAAAGCTCATCACATAATCCCTTACCTCTTTGTCAAGTCCCGACTTTTCCTTAAGCTCAGGTATGTAATACGGATTCGGCAGGCAACGCACATCGAAAACAAGGTCTGCCTCATTCGGCACACCGTACTTGAAGCCGAAGGATATACAGCTTATAGTCATGCTGTCAGACGGAGTGTCAAGGAAAATATTAAGCACGTTTTCCTTCAGCGTAGAGGTTGACATCAGGCTTGTATCAATGTAATAATCGGCAATTTCACGCAGAGGCTCGATTATCTCCCTTTCTGCGTCTATTGCCTTGTCTATGTCACCGTTTGTCACATCAAAAAGCGGATGCTTACGGCGTGTTTCCTTATATCGCTGTTTTACTACATGATGGTTTGCATCTACAAACAGCAGTTTTACGTCAAGGCCACACTTTTTCAGTTCCTCTATGGTGGCGTTGAGGTTCAGAAACATAGTTCCGCCACGAATGTCGGTAACAATAGCGACCTTTGAAATATCATCGTTTTCTTCGCATATCTCGGCAAATTTCGGTATCAGCTGAGGCGGCATATTGTCTATGCAGAAATAGCCTATATCCTCCATAACGTTTACCGCACAGGATTTGCCTGCACCCGAAATTCCCGTTACTATAACAAATTCGGTTTTCATTTGTGTTCCTTTCCCTGCGCCCTTTATCTCTTTTAATGAATAATGAATGATTTTGGTGTGCCGTTTTATATACACCTGTCAGCTTCCGATAAAGCCTTGTCTTATCTCGCCCGGTCACATATCTAAGACACTTATCCGAAAATTTCACTTCATTATAAGCACTTCGCATTCAAGCGTTACGCCTGTCTGCTCTTTGACCTTTTGTTTTACTATATCCACAACGCCCATTACATCATCAAACGTTGCGTTGTCTTTATTTATTATAAATCCGCTGTGCTTTGTGCTGACCTCTGCGCCTCCGCAGGCTGTACCTTTAAGGCCGCAGACCTCTATAAGTCTTGCGGCAAAGTCGCCCTCAGGCCGCTTGAATGTACTGCCTGCGCTTGGGTATTCGAGCGGCTGTTTATCCTTCCTGCGCTCCATCAGCGTATCCATGCGGTCTTTTATCTTTTCACGCTCGCCTTTTGTCAGCTTCATTTTTACGGATGTTATGCAGAGGTTACGTTCTGAAAAAAAGCTGTGTCTGTAGGAAAGCTCCATTTTTTCAAGCGGGATTTCCTTTATATCGCCTTTCTCGGTGATATAACGGCAGGATACGACCACGTCCTTCATCTCGCCGCCGTAAGCTCCCGCATTCATAAAAATAGCACCGCCGACAGAACCGGGTATGCCGTATGCAAACTCAAGCCCCGTAAGCTCATTTTCAAGAGCCACAGCACAGACAGCCGCAAGCGATGCACCTGCGTTGCACTCTATATATTCACCGTCTACTCTCACCGAGCCGAAGTCGCTCCCTATAAGCAGTACAACTCCCTGAAGCCCCTCGTCACAGACAAGGATATTGCTTCCCCTGCCGACAACATAGTATTTAATATCGTTCTCACGGCACTGCTTTATAAGCTCGCACAGCAACGCCTCACAATTTATTTTTATCATAACATCACACGGTCCGCCGATACGGAACGAGGTGTGATTTTTCATAGGTTCATTTTTAAGCACGACTGCGCCGTATTTCCCGGCGGTCTGCTCCAATATGCTGTAATCGTTCAAAGCATACTCCTTGTAAATTTATTTTTTTGCGTTTTACGCCAAATAAACTTTCCCTTATGAGCCTTTAGTCTTTAAGTCTGTAGAGATTTGCCGCTCCGACGATACCGGCGTCATTTCCAAGCTTGCATATGCCGAGAACAGTCGAACGCTCGGGGTTTATGCAGTAGCTCTCACGCTTTATATATTCCTCGAGCGGCTTTGTGAGATAGTCGCCCTCCTTGCAGATTCCTCCGCCGATAAGCAGCATTTCGGGCTGGAATGTGTTTACTACGTTTGTAAGTCCGCATCCGAGATAATTCAGGTACTCGTCAACAACAGCCTTACCGCTCTTGTCGCCTGCTCTCATAGCGTCGAATGCCGTCTTGCCGTCAACCTTGTCAATACTGCCTGCTATATTCCACATTGCGCTGTCCTTATCCTCTTCCATAGCCTTCTTTGTGGCTGTGATGAGTGCGGTAGCCGAGCTGTATGCTTCAAAACAGCCCTTTCTTCCGCAGTTGCACTGTCTGCCGTTATATTCGATAACAACGTGGCCAAGCTCCGCACCGCAGAAATTGAAGCCCGTGTATATTTTGCCGCCGATTATAATTCCGCCGCCTACACCCGTACCGAGTGTGATTACGACAACATCTTTATATCCCTTTGCCGCTCCGCCGAGAACCTCTCCGTATGCGGCAACATTAGCATCGTTTTCAACATATATATCCGTACCCAGACGGTGCTTTAAAAGTCCGCCGAGATCGGTATTGTTAAATCCCAGATTACAGGAATAAAGCACTACGCCCGTGTTTCTGTCGGCAACTCCGGGTGTTCCGATACCGATGCTGTTGATGTCCTTTACATCGATCCCTGCTTCCTTGCAGGCAAGCTCAACACCCTTTGCTATGCTGTCTGCGATTTCTTCGGCAGGACGGGGCAGGTCTGTCTTTATGTTTGATTTTCCTACGATTTTGAAATCGTCATTTACTACTCCTACTTTTATGTTTGTTCCGCCAAGATCAATTCCTATGTTATACATTATGTTATATTTCCTTCCGATATTTAATATATTCCTTGCTTTTTATGCTTATTCGCCGTCATTCTTCATCCGGCTCTATTTCGGCATTTGTCTTTATTCCCCTCAGCCTGAGGAAGTTTTCAAAGCGTTCAAGATCGGCATTTACTATCAGCTCTTCGGGAAAATCAATATCCTTAAGAAGAGCCTCAGCTTTTTTGAACGCACCTATCTTGTCGCAGAAATGCGCATCCGAGTCAACGATAACATAACAGCCGTTTTTTGCACAGGTCGGCAATATAATATCGTGCAGACGCTGTACAGAGGTCTGACTTCTGAAACGGCTGACGTTGAACTCCATTGCAACGTTCTTTTCTTTGCACGCTTTTGTTACCGCATCATAATCATACGGATAATCCGCCGATTCGGTATGTCCGAGGACGCACACCTTCGGGTTATCCATAACCTTTATATATGCGTTTGTGTGCTGTTCAGCCGTACCCGGTATTATGCAGGGATTGTGCATCGACGCATTTATCCACTCAACGTTGTAATAAATATCATCGTTTATATCAAGCTCGCCGTTATATCCTGTAAGGTCTGCTTCAACGCCCTTTATAATACGCACTCCCGACAGGAAATGAGGTATAACGCCCATATTGCAGAAATGCCATATATGCGGCGAATCCTCCATATTTATGCAGTGGTCGGTCATGCCGAGATAGCTCAGTCCCGCCTTTGCGGCTGAAGCGGCATTCTCACTTATAGTTGAGTATGCGTGATCCGATGCCAACGTATGAGTGTGCATATCAGCAACGAATTTCATTTTAGGGTCATATCCTTTCTTTTATCTGTTCTTACACTTTTTTATTTTTCTGTCTGTATTTATATCTGTTTATCAGCCCATGCTCTTGACTGTATCACTGCTCTCCATATCAAGTCCGAGATTGTCAAGCAGCTCCTGT
This window of the [Eubacterium] siraeum genome carries:
- the whiA gene encoding DNA-binding protein WhiA, which translates into the protein MSFAADVKNELCKAEHSRKQLELLSKGAAYAMTEDGEGCFFNTENKRVADSIADAFDSVGKEYSTGESTFRGRTLYTVTLADKSYAYPMPDCSGDDAFGVYLRGVFLVCGLVANPEKGYQLELFLHDESKCRTLLSMIEEHGMGAKLSSRRGSSFLYIKESEKISDMLTYMGAMMQAMEIMNVKIYKEVRNNVNRSVNCEAANLDKTIAAAQKQADDINYIFEKRGEGYLPDELLQVAKIRLTALELSLSDIGKMLEPPISRSGVNHRLRKISLIADTLRGEDNRGE
- the rapZ gene encoding RNase adapter RapZ, translated to MKTEFVIVTGISGAGKSCAVNVMEDIGYFCIDNMPPQLIPKFAEICEENDDISKVAIVTDIRGGTMFLNLNATIEELKKCGLDVKLLFVDANHHVVKQRYKETRRKHPLFDVTNGDIDKAIDAEREIIEPLREIADYYIDTSLMSTSTLKENVLNIFLDTPSDSMTISCISFGFKYGVPNEADLVFDVRCLPNPYYIPELKEKSGLDKEVRDYVMSFESSQTLQTKLFDLIDFLIPQYLHEGKSQLVIAFGCTGGKHRSATFAENMCEHLSKNHLKARVLHRDVNKDKK
- the murB gene encoding UDP-N-acetylmuramate dehydrogenase, whose product is MNDYSILEQTAGKYGAVVLKNEPMKNHTSFRIGGPCDVMIKINCEALLCELIKQCRENDIKYYVVGRGSNILVCDEGLQGVVLLIGSDFGSVRVDGEYIECNAGASLAAVCAVALENELTGLEFAYGIPGSVGGAIFMNAGAYGGEMKDVVVSCRYITEKGDIKEIPLEKMELSYRHSFFSERNLCITSVKMKLTKGEREKIKDRMDTLMERRKDKQPLEYPSAGSTFKRPEGDFAARLIEVCGLKGTACGGAEVSTKHSGFIINKDNATFDDVMGVVDIVKQKVKEQTGVTLECEVLIMK
- a CDS encoding ROK family protein, which produces MYNIGIDLGGTNIKVGVVNDDFKIVGKSNIKTDLPRPAEEIADSIAKGVELACKEAGIDVKDINSIGIGTPGVADRNTGVVLYSCNLGFNNTDLGGLLKHRLGTDIYVENDANVAAYGEVLGGAAKGYKDVVVITLGTGVGGGIIIGGKIYTGFNFCGAELGHVVIEYNGRQCNCGRKGCFEAYSSATALITATKKAMEEDKDSAMWNIAGSIDKVDGKTAFDAMRAGDKSGKAVVDEYLNYLGCGLTNVVNTFQPEMLLIGGGICKEGDYLTKPLEEYIKRESYCINPERSTVLGICKLGNDAGIVGAANLYRLKD
- a CDS encoding phosphatase, coding for MKFVADMHTHTLASDHAYSTISENAASAAKAGLSYLGMTDHCINMEDSPHIWHFCNMGVIPHFLSGVRIIKGVEADLTGYNGELDINDDIYYNVEWINASMHNPCIIPGTAEQHTNAYIKVMDNPKVCVLGHTESADYPYDYDAVTKACKEKNVAMEFNVSRFRSQTSVQRLHDIILPTCAKNGCYVIVDSDAHFCDKIGAFKKAEALLKDIDFPEELIVNADLERFENFLRLRGIKTNAEIEPDEE